In the bacterium genome, one interval contains:
- the wrbA gene encoding NAD(P)H:quinone oxidoreductase translates to MKILIVFYSMYGHIYRMSEAVAEGVKRVKGAVPELRRVPETLSKEILEKMGAVEPQKKFAHIPVCNVDELPQADAIIFGTPTRYGNMCGQMRQFLDATGHLWLKGALVGKAGSVFASSATQHGGQESTILSFHTTLLHHGMIIVGLPYTFQGQMRIDEITGCSPYGASTIAGGAGERMPSENELEAARYQGNHVAKIAAKLIK, encoded by the coding sequence ATGAAAATATTAATTGTTTTTTATTCCATGTACGGCCATATTTACCGTATGTCCGAGGCTGTCGCTGAAGGCGTCAAAAGGGTGAAAGGCGCGGTCCCGGAACTTCGCAGGGTGCCGGAGACATTGTCTAAAGAAATACTTGAAAAAATGGGGGCGGTTGAACCGCAGAAAAAATTCGCCCATATACCGGTATGCAATGTCGATGAGCTCCCGCAGGCGGACGCGATTATTTTCGGCACTCCGACAAGATATGGAAACATGTGCGGCCAGATGCGCCAGTTTCTCGACGCGACAGGGCATCTGTGGTTAAAAGGCGCGCTGGTGGGGAAAGCAGGAAGCGTGTTCGCAAGTTCGGCGACACAGCACGGCGGCCAGGAATCGACGATCCTTAGTTTTCACACCACGCTGCTTCATCACGGGATGATTATTGTAGGGCTCCCTTATACTTTCCAGGGGCAGATGCGAATCGATGAAATTACCGGCTGTTCTCCCTATGGCGCGTCAACTATCGCGGGGGGAGCGGGAGAACGTATGCCGTCGGAAAATGAATTGGAGGCTGCGAGATACCAGGGAAACCATGTGGCGAAAATAGCGGCGAAATTAATAAAGTGA
- a CDS encoding flavodoxin domain-containing protein encodes MGKLEVKSGIYWVGAIDWNVRTFHGHTYNTKRGTTYNSYLLMDEKIALVDTVYGPFAGEMIENIKQVIDPSQINYVIANHVETDHSGALPAIMKLCPGAKVFGTQKCREGLYKNYYGNWDFQVVKTGDKLKLGKRTLVFVEAPMLHWPDSMFTYCPEEEMLMPNDAFGQHYASSKMFDDEVDLSLVMEEAAKYYANILWPLSGLVVKKIEDVVKMGIPIKMIAPSHGIIWRKDPMKIINAYLSWGKNETRKKVVVVYETMWLSTEKMARKIVDGLMDAGIEVKLYDINQADRTEVIGEMLDSRGFIIGSSTHNNDMLITIAGFLEFLKGLKPKNRIGCAFGSYGWGGGAVKSIENVLRETGVEISQPGIQFKYVPDENESKQCYEFGKNFANKIK; translated from the coding sequence ATGGGCAAATTGGAAGTGAAAAGCGGTATTTACTGGGTCGGGGCCATTGACTGGAATGTCAGGACGTTTCACGGGCACACATACAACACGAAAAGAGGGACCACCTATAACTCATATCTTCTTATGGATGAAAAAATCGCCCTGGTTGACACTGTTTACGGCCCTTTTGCCGGTGAAATGATTGAGAACATAAAGCAGGTCATTGACCCGTCTCAAATAAATTACGTTATAGCAAACCACGTTGAAACAGACCATTCAGGAGCGCTCCCCGCCATAATGAAGCTTTGCCCGGGCGCGAAGGTTTTCGGCACTCAAAAATGCAGGGAGGGGCTTTATAAAAATTATTACGGGAACTGGGATTTCCAGGTCGTAAAAACAGGCGATAAACTCAAATTAGGAAAGAGGACGCTTGTATTTGTGGAAGCGCCGATGCTTCACTGGCCTGACAGCATGTTTACGTATTGCCCGGAGGAAGAAATGCTCATGCCCAATGACGCGTTCGGCCAGCATTACGCGTCCTCAAAAATGTTTGATGACGAAGTTGACCTTTCGCTTGTAATGGAAGAGGCGGCGAAATATTATGCGAATATTTTATGGCCTTTGAGCGGCCTTGTCGTAAAGAAAATCGAGGATGTCGTGAAAATGGGCATACCTATTAAGATGATAGCTCCCAGCCACGGGATAATCTGGCGGAAAGACCCCATGAAGATTATTAACGCTTATTTATCATGGGGTAAAAATGAAACCAGGAAAAAGGTCGTTGTTGTTTATGAAACAATGTGGCTGTCGACTGAAAAAATGGCGAGGAAAATCGTTGATGGCCTGATGGACGCCGGCATAGAGGTGAAGCTTTATGATATCAACCAGGCGGACAGGACCGAGGTAATAGGGGAAATGCTTGACAGCAGGGGTTTTATCATTGGTTCATCAACCCATAATAATGACATGCTTATTACTATTGCGGGGTTCCTGGAATTCCTGAAAGGATTGAAACCAAAAAACAGGATAGGCTGCGCTTTTGGTTCTTACGGCTGGGGAGGCGGGGCGGTGAAATCAATAGAAAATGTCCTGAGAGAAACAGGTGTGGAGATATCACAGCCTGGTATCCAGTTTAAATATGTACCTGATGAGAACGAATCAAAACAATGTTACGAATTTGGAAAAAATTTCGCGAATAAAATAAAATAA
- the rd gene encoding rubredoxin, whose protein sequence is MSRYQCSVCGYIYDPKAGDPSSGINPGTAFEDLPDNWICPVCGVGKDQFEKMED, encoded by the coding sequence ATGTCAAGGTATCAATGTTCGGTATGCGGTTATATCTATGATCCTAAAGCCGGTGACCCATCGAGCGGAATAAACCCCGGGACCGCGTTCGAAGATTTGCCGGATAACTGGATTTGCCCTGTATGCGGGGTCGGGAAAGACCAGTTCGAAAAAATGGAGGATTAA